The following is a genomic window from Candidatus Eisenbacteria bacterium.
ACGCGAAACCCGAGGAACGGAATCCCGCAGCGGATCGGGTGGATTTCCTGCTTCCCCGGATGAAGCTCGAGCCGCAGGCTCTCGAGGAACCCCCGAATGAGATGGCGAAGGCACGCCAGACCCATCTTCGTCTCGCCGAACAAGAGGAAGTCGTCCATGTAGCGAACATATCCGCGGACGCGGAGCGTTTCCTTGACGTAGTGATCGAGGGGATCCAAGTAGAGGTTCGC
Proteins encoded in this region:
- a CDS encoding RNA-directed DNA polymerase — its product is ANLYLDPLDHYVKETLRVRGYVRYMDDFLLFGETKMGLACLRHLIRGFLESLRLELHPGKQEIHPIRCGIPFLGFRVFPDRRRIKRENVTRFLRRMKKKREEVRSGAISEAKYRESLLAWIAHAEHGETRALRKALFCRLAA